The following proteins are co-located in the Echinicola sp. 20G genome:
- a CDS encoding glycoside hydrolase family 97 protein: MKRYFIGGLVYFLSLCAMAQGQSVKGPDGQLAVLVKLENGKPVYTIEYGGEVFLEPSPLGLKTSIGDFSEALEFVSQETHSIDESYEMDRGKISKVNYKANELVCQFINANRDTLSTVFRVSNNDVAFSYKVTPGGEATNMLVMGEATGFDLPDVATSFITPQALPMTGWMNTKPSYEEEYTFDEAMGTPSKYGVGYTFPALFKIADKGWVLISETGVDSRYVGARLGEGSDKGFYPLEFPQEGENNGIGGTFAAMALPAHTPWRTITVGKTLKPIVESTVAFDVVKPLYEASQPFEMGRSTWSWIVWQDQSINYDDQVKFIDLAAEMDFEFVLIDNYWDNNIGRARMEDLVKYATSKGVGVLLWYNSNGWWNNAPQGPQDCMNSAPSRKREMEWLQSIGIKGLKVDFFGGDKQETMKLYEDILTDANDYGLVITFHGCTLPRGWERMYPNFVTSEAVLASENLIFNQYHTDKQAYNATLLPFIRNAVGAMDFAPVFFNKRLGRDPQNKGNYRKTTDAFELATSVLYFSPVQHFGITPNNLEEQPAHVLDFMRQVPTTWDETVLIDGEPGKHIVMARRKGQKWYVVAVNGESQEKQLTVELPMLIGQKATLLFDKDDRSAGNAALEVKKNGKVKLKLLSEGGAVIYTD; the protein is encoded by the coding sequence GCGACTTTTCGGAAGCACTGGAGTTTGTGTCCCAAGAGACTCATTCAATCGATGAGTCCTATGAAATGGACCGGGGGAAAATCAGCAAGGTGAATTACAAAGCAAATGAATTGGTTTGCCAATTTATCAACGCCAATAGAGATACCTTAAGCACAGTTTTTAGGGTGAGCAACAATGATGTGGCTTTTTCCTATAAAGTTACCCCGGGAGGAGAAGCCACCAACATGCTGGTGATGGGAGAGGCGACAGGCTTTGACCTTCCAGATGTAGCAACTTCCTTTATTACTCCGCAAGCCTTGCCGATGACCGGGTGGATGAACACCAAACCAAGCTATGAAGAGGAGTATACTTTTGATGAAGCCATGGGAACTCCTTCCAAATATGGAGTGGGTTATACTTTTCCAGCTTTGTTTAAAATAGCAGATAAGGGTTGGGTTTTAATTTCGGAAACAGGGGTGGACAGTAGGTACGTAGGAGCACGACTTGGAGAAGGAAGTGATAAGGGTTTTTACCCATTGGAATTCCCCCAGGAGGGAGAGAATAACGGAATAGGAGGAACTTTTGCCGCAATGGCCCTTCCTGCCCATACTCCTTGGAGAACCATCACAGTAGGTAAAACGCTTAAGCCAATAGTTGAATCCACAGTGGCATTTGATGTGGTCAAGCCACTTTATGAAGCCTCCCAGCCTTTTGAAATGGGCAGGTCAACTTGGAGTTGGATTGTGTGGCAGGATCAAAGCATCAATTATGATGATCAGGTCAAGTTTATTGATTTGGCTGCTGAAATGGATTTTGAATTTGTCCTGATAGATAATTATTGGGACAATAACATCGGTAGGGCGCGAATGGAAGATCTGGTCAAATACGCTACCTCAAAAGGGGTCGGAGTATTGCTTTGGTACAATTCCAATGGTTGGTGGAACAATGCTCCGCAAGGGCCTCAGGACTGTATGAATTCAGCACCTTCCCGAAAGAGGGAAATGGAATGGTTGCAAAGCATAGGCATAAAGGGACTTAAGGTTGACTTTTTTGGAGGCGATAAACAGGAGACCATGAAGCTCTATGAAGATATTTTGACCGATGCCAATGATTATGGCTTGGTCATCACTTTCCACGGCTGTACCTTACCCAGAGGTTGGGAGCGGATGTACCCTAATTTTGTCACGTCTGAGGCTGTATTGGCTTCGGAAAACCTGATCTTCAATCAATATCATACAGACAAGCAGGCTTATAATGCTACCCTACTTCCCTTCATTAGAAACGCTGTGGGAGCAATGGACTTTGCCCCTGTCTTTTTCAATAAGCGACTGGGAAGGGATCCCCAAAATAAGGGGAATTACCGCAAAACCACTGATGCCTTTGAGCTGGCTACCTCGGTATTGTATTTCTCACCTGTACAGCATTTTGGCATTACTCCGAACAATCTGGAAGAGCAGCCAGCCCATGTGTTGGATTTCATGCGTCAAGTTCCAACAACCTGGGATGAGACGGTTTTAATTGATGGGGAGCCGGGGAAACATATTGTCATGGCCCGAAGAAAAGGGCAAAAATGGTATGTGGTGGCTGTAAATGGAGAAAGTCAGGAAAAACAACTCACCGTCGAATTGCCTATGCTTATTGGTCAAAAAGCAACTCTACTATTCGACAAGGATGATCGAAGTGCTGGAAATGCAGCATTGGAAGTGAAAAAGAATGGGAAGGTGAAATTGAAACTTCTATCTGAAGGTGGAGCGGTTATCTACACGGATTAA
- a CDS encoding glycoside hydrolase family 2 TIM barrel-domain containing protein: protein MYLKKLLMTSGLVALVFGFLQAQSDQNEWENPGIIDRNKEAARAYFITYPSEEKAIIGNKETNESYQSLDGLWKFSLVKRPQDRPTDFYKVDFNDQHWDEIKVPSNWELEGYDMPVYTNVSYPFPANPPFVDNQYNPVGTYRRTFSIPANWDNEEVILHFGSISGYARVFLNGEEVGMTKAAKTPAEFIITDYLKAGKNILAVQIFRWHDGSYLEDQDFWRLSGIERTVFLQAVPKQTIWDFFVKSGLDANYKHGVLDATVNLRDFEGEGKATSLSFDLMDEVGKVVYSQKKTITDFDQPVKFSSTIRNVKKWSAEFPNLYRFVIKLNDDQGNTLAAVSKKTGFRSVEIKDAQLMVNGVSVLVKGVNRHEHHETKGHVPDHEVMLKDIQLMKQNNINSVRMSHYPHAPEWYELCDEYGLYVVDEANIETHGMGAEWQGWFNKDRHPAYREEWAPAHLDRIHRLVERDKNHPSVIIWSMGNECGNGPVFYEAYKWMKERDESRLVQFEQAGENEDTDIVCPMYPGINSMKNYAESTDKTRPFIMCEYAHAMGNSTGNFQEYWDIIMSSKQMQGGFIWDWVDQGLLTTDDNGRKFWAYGGDLGGYFFQNDENFCANGLVTADRKPHPGLNEVKKVYQNVLFDWEDDKLQIQNLNDFTDLKNYHFKWEWLENGKVVESKEFTVDLAPHGSKSITLAIPNVKDDAKECFLNVFAYTKSASPLIPAHHEVAREQFGMNDGAYFRALEKPSGDLKWEQQDDILSFSTAKVTGEFDLKRGRFRKYTLKEGEPWLIRDFPSPYFWRAPTDNDFGNHMPARLGVWRAAHQGQKVQDVSLGEETEEGLPILVKYELTNIAAPYSVEYLIQKDGAVKVTAVLDLEGRDLPELPRYGMRMLLPGQYENLSYYGRGPWENYSDRKHSSFVGLYEDKVANQFHWDYIRPQESGNKTDVRWLELRNDQGQGVQIQGMQPLSVSALDVKTEDLDPGLNKKQQHPTDIKTHNSVFLHIDWKQRGLGGDNSWGQYPHKEYLLTDKQFEYSYVIKLVD from the coding sequence ATGTATTTAAAGAAACTTTTGATGACTAGTGGGTTGGTGGCCTTGGTGTTTGGCTTCCTGCAAGCTCAGTCTGATCAAAACGAATGGGAGAACCCAGGTATCATTGACCGAAACAAGGAGGCTGCCAGGGCTTATTTTATCACCTACCCTTCTGAGGAAAAAGCCATCATAGGAAATAAAGAAACCAATGAAAGTTACCAAAGCTTGGATGGCCTATGGAAATTTTCTCTGGTCAAACGGCCTCAGGATCGTCCCACAGATTTCTATAAAGTTGATTTTAATGACCAGCACTGGGATGAAATAAAGGTACCTTCAAATTGGGAATTGGAAGGATATGACATGCCCGTTTATACGAATGTGTCCTACCCTTTTCCCGCCAACCCTCCTTTTGTTGACAATCAGTATAACCCAGTAGGGACTTACAGGAGAACCTTTTCCATCCCGGCCAATTGGGACAATGAGGAAGTGATCCTGCATTTCGGATCGATTTCCGGATATGCCAGGGTCTTCCTTAATGGAGAAGAAGTGGGCATGACCAAGGCAGCTAAGACCCCAGCTGAGTTTATCATTACGGATTACCTGAAAGCAGGCAAAAATATCTTGGCTGTTCAAATCTTTAGATGGCATGACGGAAGTTATTTGGAAGACCAGGACTTTTGGCGACTAAGCGGAATCGAAAGAACGGTGTTTTTACAGGCAGTGCCCAAACAAACCATTTGGGATTTCTTTGTTAAAAGTGGCCTAGATGCCAATTACAAACATGGGGTACTGGATGCGACTGTTAACTTGAGGGATTTTGAGGGGGAAGGAAAGGCTACATCCCTAAGTTTTGACTTGATGGATGAAGTAGGAAAAGTGGTTTATTCCCAAAAGAAAACCATTACTGATTTTGATCAACCAGTAAAGTTCTCTTCAACCATTAGGAATGTAAAAAAATGGAGTGCGGAATTCCCTAACCTTTACCGCTTCGTTATCAAGCTCAATGATGACCAAGGAAATACTTTGGCCGCTGTAAGTAAGAAAACAGGTTTTCGATCCGTGGAGATCAAAGATGCCCAGTTAATGGTCAATGGGGTGTCGGTTTTAGTGAAAGGTGTCAATAGGCACGAACATCATGAAACAAAAGGGCATGTGCCAGATCATGAGGTGATGCTCAAAGACATCCAACTGATGAAGCAAAACAATATCAATTCCGTAAGGATGAGCCACTATCCCCACGCGCCTGAATGGTATGAGCTGTGCGATGAATATGGCTTATATGTAGTCGATGAAGCTAATATCGAAACCCACGGAATGGGAGCAGAGTGGCAGGGTTGGTTTAACAAGGACAGGCATCCAGCCTATCGAGAAGAGTGGGCTCCAGCACATTTGGACCGGATACACCGTTTGGTGGAGCGAGACAAAAACCATCCATCTGTGATCATCTGGTCCATGGGTAATGAGTGCGGCAACGGACCTGTTTTTTATGAGGCCTATAAATGGATGAAGGAACGTGATGAAAGCCGTTTGGTACAGTTTGAGCAGGCAGGTGAAAACGAAGATACAGATATTGTTTGTCCAATGTACCCTGGAATCAATAGTATGAAGAATTATGCGGAATCGACAGACAAAACACGTCCTTTTATCATGTGTGAATATGCCCATGCCATGGGGAACAGTACTGGGAACTTCCAGGAATATTGGGATATCATCATGAGTAGCAAACAGATGCAGGGTGGTTTTATCTGGGATTGGGTAGATCAGGGTCTATTGACAACAGATGACAATGGAAGGAAGTTTTGGGCCTACGGGGGAGACCTAGGAGGTTATTTCTTCCAGAATGATGAAAATTTCTGTGCCAATGGATTGGTAACTGCGGACAGGAAGCCCCACCCAGGTCTTAACGAAGTGAAAAAAGTGTATCAAAATGTGCTTTTCGATTGGGAAGATGATAAGCTTCAGATCCAAAACTTAAATGACTTTACCGACCTTAAAAATTATCATTTCAAATGGGAATGGTTGGAAAATGGCAAGGTAGTGGAGTCAAAAGAGTTTACGGTTGACTTGGCTCCTCATGGTAGCAAAAGTATCACCTTGGCTATTCCAAATGTGAAAGATGATGCCAAAGAGTGTTTCTTGAATGTTTTTGCCTATACAAAAAGTGCTAGCCCTCTGATTCCTGCTCATCATGAAGTGGCCAGGGAACAATTTGGTATGAATGATGGGGCTTATTTCAGGGCCTTGGAAAAACCAAGTGGAGATTTGAAATGGGAGCAACAAGATGATATTCTTTCGTTCTCTACAGCAAAAGTAACCGGGGAGTTTGACCTGAAAAGGGGAAGGTTCAGAAAATATACATTGAAAGAGGGAGAGCCTTGGTTGATTCGGGATTTTCCAAGTCCTTATTTTTGGAGGGCACCGACAGACAATGATTTTGGTAACCACATGCCGGCAAGGTTAGGTGTTTGGAGAGCTGCTCACCAAGGACAAAAAGTACAGGATGTCAGCCTGGGGGAAGAAACTGAGGAAGGTTTGCCCATCTTGGTGAAATATGAGTTGACCAATATTGCAGCACCCTATTCGGTTGAATACTTAATCCAAAAGGATGGGGCAGTAAAGGTTACGGCAGTTTTGGATCTGGAAGGAAGGGACTTGCCGGAATTGCCGAGGTATGGCATGCGCATGTTGCTGCCCGGGCAATATGAGAACCTTAGCTACTACGGCAGGGGACCATGGGAAAATTATAGTGACAGGAAGCATTCATCTTTTGTAGGGCTATATGAGGATAAGGTAGCCAATCAATTCCATTGGGACTATATTCGGCCTCAAGAGTCAGGAAATAAAACCGATGTGAGATGGTTGGAATTAAGGAATGATCAAGGTCAGGGTGTGCAGATCCAGGGTATGCAGCCATTAAGCGTAAGTGCTTTGGATGTGAAGACGGAGGATTTGGATCCAGGCTTGAATAAAAAACAACAACATCCTACAGATATCAAAACGCATAATTCAGTTTTCTTACATATCGACTGGAAACAACGTGGATTAGGCGGAGACAATAGCTGGGGACAATATCCTCATAAGGAATATCTCTTGACCGATAAGCAATTTGAATACAGTTATGTGATCAAGTTGGTGGATTAG
- a CDS encoding family 43 glycosylhydrolase: MKYLLNPLYALAFATALITACNAPAPKTEAYLFAYFTGNGPGEEAVHYAISQDGFDFRALNNNKPVIAADSISVRGGVRDPHILRGEDGDFYMVLTDLYVPEDGWTNTGMIMLKSKDLIHWTHHTVQIPEVFPDEFGDVKRVWAPQTIYDPETKKYMVYFSMLQEGGADIIYYAYANEDFTALETTPKQLFFHPEGKSCIDGDIIFHNGKYHLFFKTEGHGNGIKKAVSDQLTGDYKMEDKYLQQTDEAVEGSGIFKLNDTDKYILMYDVYMKGAYQFTESTDLENFSIIDDRVNMNFHPRHGTVLPISMEEAKSLIEAYGIDDQNWIMNTNSDQIYGNNVMLDQQLGTIYLPLKNSADLSQINPQFEMFTGFEISPSGPQDFSKGPVDYTLTMPDETEKVFQVIARADHNPALKGYYADPEIIYSEKTGKFHLYPTSDGFTGWSGTYFKSFSSKDLTNWQDDGVILDLTKDVSWTSRNAWAPCAIEKKINGEYKYFYYFTAGQKVGVAVADDPSGPFVDSGKPLVDFRPDGIRGGQEIDPDVFTDPRTGQDYLYWGNGYLAAVPLNDDMVSFDKSKLKVLTPDHTFREGTEVFFRNGKYYFLWSENDTRDEDYRVRYAFADSPMGPLTIPENNMVIAKAPEKGIYGTGHNSVIQVPGKDEWYIVYHRFTRPHGISMGRAAGYHREVCIDKLTFDAEGNIIPVEPSVEGIKGIE, from the coding sequence ATGAAATACCTATTGAACCCATTGTATGCTTTGGCATTTGCAACCGCCTTGATTACGGCTTGCAATGCCCCAGCTCCCAAAACTGAAGCTTACCTATTTGCTTATTTTACGGGCAACGGCCCAGGAGAGGAGGCGGTCCATTATGCTATCAGTCAGGATGGCTTTGATTTTAGGGCATTGAACAATAACAAGCCTGTGATTGCTGCGGATAGTATCAGTGTCAGGGGAGGTGTTAGGGATCCTCATATCCTTCGGGGAGAAGATGGGGATTTTTATATGGTATTGACAGACCTCTATGTTCCTGAAGATGGCTGGACCAATACCGGAATGATAATGCTTAAATCCAAAGATTTGATTCATTGGACGCATCATACGGTTCAGATTCCAGAAGTGTTTCCTGATGAATTTGGTGATGTGAAACGGGTATGGGCACCACAAACCATCTATGATCCTGAGACAAAAAAATACATGGTGTATTTTTCAATGTTGCAGGAAGGTGGCGCTGATATCATTTACTATGCTTATGCCAATGAAGATTTCACTGCGCTTGAAACCACTCCCAAACAATTGTTTTTCCATCCAGAGGGAAAGTCTTGTATCGATGGAGATATCATTTTCCATAATGGGAAATACCACTTGTTTTTTAAAACAGAGGGGCATGGAAATGGAATCAAGAAAGCAGTTTCAGATCAATTGACAGGAGATTATAAAATGGAGGACAAATACCTTCAGCAGACTGATGAGGCAGTGGAGGGTTCAGGGATCTTTAAGCTGAACGATACGGACAAATATATCTTGATGTACGATGTGTACATGAAGGGAGCTTACCAGTTTACAGAGAGCACGGATTTGGAAAATTTTAGTATTATCGATGATCGGGTGAACATGAATTTTCATCCGCGCCATGGGACAGTATTGCCCATTTCGATGGAAGAGGCTAAAAGCTTGATAGAGGCTTATGGAATCGATGATCAAAACTGGATCATGAATACCAACTCCGACCAAATTTATGGCAACAATGTGATGCTGGATCAACAGTTAGGAACCATTTATTTACCGCTAAAGAATAGCGCAGATTTGAGCCAAATTAACCCTCAGTTTGAGATGTTCACAGGCTTTGAAATCAGCCCTTCCGGACCTCAGGATTTTAGTAAAGGGCCGGTGGATTACACTTTGACCATGCCTGATGAGACGGAGAAAGTATTTCAAGTTATTGCCAGAGCAGACCATAATCCTGCATTAAAAGGTTACTATGCAGATCCGGAAATTATCTATTCTGAGAAAACAGGAAAATTCCATTTATACCCGACCAGTGATGGTTTCACAGGATGGTCAGGGACTTATTTTAAGTCTTTCTCTTCAAAGGATCTGACCAATTGGCAAGATGATGGAGTGATTTTGGATTTGACCAAAGATGTGTCTTGGACGAGCAGAAATGCTTGGGCACCTTGTGCGATTGAAAAGAAGATAAATGGGGAGTACAAGTACTTTTACTATTTCACTGCAGGACAAAAGGTGGGTGTAGCTGTAGCAGATGATCCATCTGGACCGTTTGTGGATTCAGGCAAACCATTGGTAGATTTTAGGCCTGATGGAATTAGAGGTGGTCAGGAAATCGATCCTGATGTCTTTACAGATCCTCGCACTGGTCAGGATTATCTGTATTGGGGCAATGGTTATCTGGCAGCAGTTCCGTTGAATGATGACATGGTCAGCTTTGATAAAAGTAAGCTGAAGGTACTGACTCCGGATCATACCTTTCGCGAAGGGACGGAAGTTTTCTTTAGAAACGGAAAGTACTATTTCTTATGGTCAGAGAATGATACCAGAGATGAAGATTATCGGGTGAGGTATGCCTTTGCGGATTCTCCCATGGGACCATTGACCATTCCAGAAAACAATATGGTCATTGCCAAGGCCCCGGAGAAAGGAATCTACGGAACTGGGCACAATTCTGTGATCCAGGTTCCCGGGAAGGATGAGTGGTATATAGTATACCATCGCTTTACCCGCCCCCACGGTATTTCGATGGGCAGGGCAGCAGGATATCATCGGGAAGTTTGTATTGATAAGCTGACCTTTGATGCTGAAGGAAATATAATTCCCGTTGAGCCTAGCGTGGAAGGGATCAAAGGAATTGAATAA